The window ACCAGCCAGGTTGTTTCCAACCCGTGCATTCACGCCCGCCTGACCGTTGAGGAAGTTATTCACTTGAGTCCGGCCGTCAACACCGACGCGAGCAGCGCCCGGAACATTAGCCCGCACCGCGGCATTCGTACCAGCATTCACTCCAGGCAGAATGTTGCTGCGGATCGGCGAGTTGATTCGATTCGCATTCAAAGCTGAATTTACATTCGCCCGAATGTCGTTGCCGGCTACATTCGCACCAGCGCGGATACCCGTGTTCGCATTCACACCAGGTGCAACCGGACGCAACGCAGCACGTGTATCAGCACCTACGTTCGCACCAACACCTGGTCGCACCGCAGCAGCTGCGCCGACGCCAGGAACATTGGCCCGAACGTTCGCAGCCGTATTGGCGCCCACATTGCTGCGAACTGCAGCACCGGGGACATTCGAACTGATTCTAGGCGTGACTGCAGCATTGGCACCCGGAGCAACAGTTGCCGCCGCTCGTGGAGCTGCGGTGACATTTGCACGAGGAGCAACTGTCGCGGCAGCCCGCGGAGCAGCCGATGCACCGACACCTGCGTTTACACGAGGTGCAACAGTTGCGCTGGCTCGTGGAGCAGCGCTCACGTGTGCTGGAGCAGCAGCACCGCCGCCGACTCGCACACCTCCGCCACCGCCACCGCTTACTCGTGCGGCACCGCCGCCACTAAAGCCTCCGCCGCCGGCGCGAGCACCACCGCCCCCACCGCCGCCGAATCCTCCTCCGCCGCCACCACCTCGTCCACCGCCACCGCCGCCTCCACCACCACCTCGTTGGGCCGACGCTTCCAGCGGTATTACGACGGCCAGCAACATTGCTGCTGCTATGTGCCAATAAGTCTTCATTTCAAAACCCTTTCTGACGAACCAGAAACTTGTCGTCAGGCAATTACTACTTGCCCGCCGCGCGAGGTGAGCCTGCATAATGTCGGGCTCTTGTTCGCGTGGAAACTAATTTGCGAACGTCATGCCGCTAGCTCTTATTCTGATCGAAAAGAGTTGGAATGTCGCTAAACCAGCTAATAAACAGCACTTATTGCGTCCGGATCTTGAGCCAAAGATAACGGAAGCTCAAGAAATGGCGAGAATGTCGCCATTCGGCCGCGTGCGGTAATCAAGCAACGCGCTCTTCTGGCAGCCAGTCCATCACGCCACGCAGATCGGTTAGCGCGCAAAGCGTCTTTGAATCGCTGTCAGTTCGCGAGCCAGGCTCTCGACTTCTTCGAGCGTGTTGTAGAGATAGAAACTCGCGCGGCAGGAGTGCGACACGCCGAGGCGCTCGTGCAGAGGCATCGCGCAGTGATGTCCCGCGCGAACAGCAATCCCTTGCACATCAAGCAGTCGCGACAAATCGTCGGGATGCACGCCGGCAAGTTCGAACGTAACCAAGCCACCTTTCTCTTCTGGCGCCGGCCCCAAAATTCGCAAACCAGGAATCGGCGCGAGCAGCTCGTGCGCGTAGCGAGTCAGTTGCAACTCGTGTTCGCGGATGCTGTGCAGGCCGATCTTTTGCAGGTACTCGATCGCCGCACCCAGGCCGATGGCTTGTACAATCGGCGGCGTGCCGGCTTCGAACTTGTGCGGCAGCGGCGCGGGAGTAAAACCGTTGAGGGTGACCCGATCGATCATACTGCCACCGCCGAGGAACGGCGGCATCGCGTTCAGCAACTGCTCCTTGCCGTAAAGCACACCGATGCCCGTCGGCCCGAGCATCTTGTGACCGCTGCAGGCGAGGAAGTCGCAGTCGAGCGTCTGCACATCGAGCACTTCATGCGGCGCCGCTTGCGCCGCATCGACCAGCACCACCGCGCCGACAGCGTGGGCGCGGGCGATGATCGCGCGGAGCGGATTCATCGTTCCCAGTACATTCGAAATGGCCGTTACCGCGACGATCTTCGTCCGCGGCGTGAACAGCTTCTCCGCCGCAGTGAGATCGAGTTGAAAATCGCTGCCGAGGGGAATCCAGCGAATCACCGCGCCGGTGCGGGCCGCGATCTGCTGCCAGGGAACGATATTGGAGTGATGCTCCATTTCGGTCAGCAGGATTTCGTCGCCGGCTTGCAGATTCGCGCTGCCGTAACTTTGTGCGACAAGGTTGATGCCCGCCGTCGTGCCGCTGGTGAAAATGATCTCCTGCCGCGCGCGGGCATTGAGTAGCGTTTGAGCGCTCGTACGGGCCTGTTCATACAGTTGGGTAGTTTCTGCCGCCAGCGTGTGCCCACCGCGATGGACATTGCTGTAGCAAGTCTCTTCGACGTGTCGCATGGCGGCGAGCACCGCCGTGGGTCGCTGCGTCGATGCGCCGTTGTCGAGATAGACCAGCGGCAAGCCATTCGCAAACTTCCGTTGCAGGATTGGAAAGTCGCGGCGGATGACGTCGGTATCGAGCAGCTGAGAACGATCGACGAGCTGTGATTTGGCAACGACGCTTTTAACTCCGTCTCCTCGGTACGTCGGGGAGAGGGCCGGCTGCGCATTCGAAGTTTCCGCTGGCTCAACCAAAGGATGCGGCGGTTCCAAAACCGCTGCCGGCGACTGCTGAGCCAATTCTGCCAGGCCGCGAATTCGTCCAATCATCGATCGCAGGCCGCTGCTTCGCTGCATGCCGATCAGGTTCGTCAGCCCGGCCCGTTTGAGCGTTTCCTCGATCGGATAATCCAGAATCTCCTGCGGCGTGTGGTCGTCATAGGCTGCGAGCAAAAATACTACGAGGCCGCGAACCAGCGCGGCGTCGCTCGTACCTTGGAACTGCAATTTGGTCGGTTCGTGTGAATAGACCGGTTGCTCGGCGACCTGCGGCACGAGCCAAACCTGCGACATGCACCCGAGCACGCGGTTGGCTTCGGTCTGCCACTCGACGGGGAAGTTGCGGACCTCATCGCCGAGTTCCATCAAATATTGCAGCCGTTCCTGGCCCTCGAGGTCTTCGAGTTCAGTAAGAATTTCGTCAAGAGTCGTTTTGGCGGTCATCGCTCGTGTCATTTCTAAAGATCGCGTGATCCTCGATTATATCCGCAACCTGCTTTGCCGAGTCGCCGCACCTTCACCATTCGATCTTGACACGGGCGGACACTTTTTGGGATCAAACAGGGCCACGTAGTCCGAAGCCATGCTTCGGACAAGTGACTGACCCCTGTAAGTTCGCCGGCCCTCGTTCGAAGCATGGCTTCGAACTACGGGACCTTGACCAAATTCCATCGTAGTTCACCCAGGCAGCCCATCATGCGAATTGGCGTCATCCTCCCCAACTGGGTCGGCGATTTGGTGATGGCCACGCCCATGCTGCGGGCGATTCGTGACAAGCATCCGCAGGCCGAAATCGTCGGCGTTTGTCGGAAGTTCCTCACGCCCCTGCTCGCCGGCACTTCGTTGGTCGATCGCTTCCATCCCTGGGAACACAACGGCCGCGGCTGGCTCGGCCGTTCATGGCAACTCGTTCGCTCCCTGCGTGCGGAACAGCTCGACGCGATGTTCGTCCTCCGCAACTCCGCCTACGCGGCTGGCATCGGTTGGCTCAGCGGCGCGCGGCAGAACATCGGCTATGCTCGCCGCGGCAGTGGTTTCTTTCTGACGAAGGCCTTGCTCGCGCCGCGCGTGAATGGCAAGTTCGCGCCGATCTCAGCCGTCGACTATTACTTGCAGCTGGCCGAAGCCTTCGGCTGCGACATTGAAGCGAAACAACTCGAACTCGCCACCCTTCCCGCCGACGAACAAGCAGCCGACGAGCAGTGGGAACGACTTGATCTGCCGGCTGGTCGCGAAGTCATTTTGCTCAATACCGGCGGCGCTTTCGGCAGTACGAAACATTGGCCGCTGGAACAAAGCGTCGCGCTCGCGCGGCGAGTGGCCGAGGAACTCGATCACCATGTGCTGGTGCTCTGCGGACCGAATGAACGAAAAGAAGCGTCCACCATCGTCGCACAGGCCAATCATCCGCGCGTGAAGAGTGTCGCCGCCGAAGATGTTTCCTTCGGCGTGACAAAAGCCATCATCCGCCGTTCGCGGCTGCTCGTCACCACCGACAGCGGCCCTCGGCACATCGCTTCGGCTCTGGATAC is drawn from Anatilimnocola floriformis and contains these coding sequences:
- the waaF gene encoding lipopolysaccharide heptosyltransferase II — protein: MRIGVILPNWVGDLVMATPMLRAIRDKHPQAEIVGVCRKFLTPLLAGTSLVDRFHPWEHNGRGWLGRSWQLVRSLRAEQLDAMFVLRNSAYAAGIGWLSGARQNIGYARRGSGFFLTKALLAPRVNGKFAPISAVDYYLQLAEAFGCDIEAKQLELATLPADEQAADEQWERLDLPAGREVILLNTGGAFGSTKHWPLEQSVALARRVAEELDHHVLVLCGPNERKEASTIVAQANHPRVKSVAAEDVSFGVTKAIIRRSRLLVTTDSGPRHIASALDTPTVTLFGPIDPRWSRNYQQHSVELQLSLDCAPCGKKVCPLVHHRCMKDLSAGMVLGAVKQLLSTSTGRVAAIRENCAA
- a CDS encoding SufS family cysteine desulfurase, with amino-acid sequence MTAKTTLDEILTELEDLEGQERLQYLMELGDEVRNFPVEWQTEANRVLGCMSQVWLVPQVAEQPVYSHEPTKLQFQGTSDAALVRGLVVFLLAAYDDHTPQEILDYPIEETLKRAGLTNLIGMQRSSGLRSMIGRIRGLAELAQQSPAAVLEPPHPLVEPAETSNAQPALSPTYRGDGVKSVVAKSQLVDRSQLLDTDVIRRDFPILQRKFANGLPLVYLDNGASTQRPTAVLAAMRHVEETCYSNVHRGGHTLAAETTQLYEQARTSAQTLLNARARQEIIFTSGTTAGINLVAQSYGSANLQAGDEILLTEMEHHSNIVPWQQIAARTGAVIRWIPLGSDFQLDLTAAEKLFTPRTKIVAVTAISNVLGTMNPLRAIIARAHAVGAVVLVDAAQAAPHEVLDVQTLDCDFLACSGHKMLGPTGIGVLYGKEQLLNAMPPFLGGGSMIDRVTLNGFTPAPLPHKFEAGTPPIVQAIGLGAAIEYLQKIGLHSIREHELQLTRYAHELLAPIPGLRILGPAPEEKGGLVTFELAGVHPDDLSRLLDVQGIAVRAGHHCAMPLHERLGVSHSCRASFYLYNTLEEVESLARELTAIQRRFAR